The following coding sequences lie in one Oryza brachyantha chromosome 10, ObraRS2, whole genome shotgun sequence genomic window:
- the LOC102704453 gene encoding flavin-containing monooxygenase FMO GS-OX-like 4, which produces MPSPSLRLAVVGAGAAGLAAARELRREGHAPVVFERAAAVGGTWLYDAAPAPGAAAAVAVDPLGAGAAHSSLYASLRTNLPRESMGFLDFPFAEDAGVDGAGDPRRFPGHEEVLRYLEAFARRFDLYGLIRFETEVVRVRRDGGGGGGRWAVTSRKLGEKGKRDEEEVYDAVVVCNGHYTEPRLAHIPGVDAWPGKQMHSHNYRVPEPFHDQVVIIIGASASAVDISRDIAGVAKEVHVADRSAPAFTCKKQPGYDNMWLHSMIDRAEEDGSVVFQDGSSIKADVIMHCTGYLYDFPFLGDDSAITVDDNCVGPLYKHVFPPEVAPHMSFIGLPWKVIPFPLFELQSKWVAGVLSGRIKLPSRDEMMEDAKSLHSKLKVYGWPKRYAHNFADYQFEYDDWLAEQCGLPPIEQWRKMMYAANSKNKAARPESYRDEWDDDHLVAEAKEYFKKYL; this is translated from the exons atGCCGTCTCCCtcgctccgcctcgccgtcgtcggggccggcgccgccgggctggcggcggcgcgggagctgcggcgggAGGGCCACGCGCCGGTCGTCTtcgagcgcgccgccgccgtcgggggCACGTGGCTCTAcgacgccgcccccgccccgggGGCTGCTGCGGCCGTGGCCGTCGACccgctcggcgccggcgccgcccactCCAGCCTCTACGCGTCGCTGCGCACCAACCTGCCGCGCGAGTCGATGGGGTTCCTCGACTTCCCCTTCGCCGAGGATGCGGgggtcgacggcgccggcgacccgCGCAGGTTCCCCGGCCACGAGGAGGTGCTCCGGTACCTCGAGGCGTTCGCGCGGCGGTTCGATCTGTACGGCCTCATCCGGTTCGAGACGGAGGTGGTTAGGGTTCggagggacggcggcggcggcggagggaggtgGGCGGTGACTTCCAGGAAGCTCGGGGAGAAGGGGAAGCgtgacgaggaggaggtgtaCGATGCCGTCGTGGTTTGCAATGGCCATTACACGGAGCCTCGCCTCGCCCATATACCTG GGGTGGATGCTTGGCCTGGGAAACAGATGCATAGCCACAATTACCGCGTTCCAGAGCCATTCCATGATCAA GTAGTGATCATAATCGGGGCATCTGCAAGTGCCGTAGACATTTCAAGGGATATTGCAGGCGTTGCGAAAGAGGTTCATGTTGCTGATAGATCAGCACCTGCATTCACTTGCAAAAAGCAGCCTGGATATGATAATATGTGGCTCCATTCAATG ATTGACCGTGCAGAAGAAGATGGCAGTGTGGTGTTTCAGGATGGCAGCTCAATCAAAGCCGATGTCATTATGCACTGTACTGG CTACTTGTATGATTTTCCATTCCTTGGGGATGATAGCGCCATCACTGTTGATGACAACTGTGTTGGTCCACTATACAAGCATGTTTTCCCACCAGAAGTGGCGCCTCACATGTCCTTCATTGGATTGCCGTGGAAG GTCATTCCTTTCCCACTGTTTGAACTCCAAAGCAAATGGGTTGCCGGTGTGCTATCAGGACGGATCAAGCTTCCTTCGAGAGATGAAATGATGGAAGATGCAAAATCCTTGCACTCGAAACTGAAAGTGTATGGATGGCCTAAGAGATACGCCCACAACTTTGCGGACTATCAG TTCGAGTATGATGATTGGCTTGCGGAGCAATGTGGTCTTCCACCAATTGAACAATGGAGGAAGATGATGTATGCTGCAAATTCAAAGAACAAGGCAGCTCGTCCAGAGAGTTACCGAGATGAGTGGGACGATGATCATCTAGTGGCAGAAGCAAAagaatatttcaaaaaatacttgtaa
- the LOC121055570 gene encoding probable xyloglucan galactosyltransferase GT19 — MATRPLTLSLSLPKMPNSLLILLLVAGAGAGDAVSGEGGATPDPCAGRRIHIRRLPPQFNAHLLRHCDAAFPLADPSTPATSSPPCESLVNHGLGPRTHASSRSWYRTDTRLLEVFFHRRVAERDCIVGDPALADAVFVPYYAGLDSLPYVLDPALLDSSAQHGAALAEFLARDRPQILARRRGHDHFLVLSGSAWDYSQQPHTEPRLWGTTSLLRLPAFDNFTFLTLESRAWPWQEHAIPHPTSFHPASLPRLRAWLARARRSRRAALMLFAGGVSRPSKPNIRGSILAECANRTEACIVVDCSGGKCSHDPIRYMRPMLHAKFCLQPPGDTPTRRSTFDAILAGCVPVFFEDAAARRQYGWHLPPERYDEFSVHIPKESVVFGGVKIAETLAAVNESEVRRMRERALEMAPRVLYRRHGSTAELSETTKDAVDLAVDGALRRIRKRVRALEDDQPDRICSLEDDAVAS; from the coding sequence ATGGCCACTCGTCcactcactctctctctctctcttcccaaAATGCCCAATTCCCTCttgatcctcctcctcgtcgccggcgccggcgccggcgacgccgtctcCGGCGAAGGTGGGGCCACGCCGGACCCGTGCGCCGGCCGACGGATCCACATCCGGCGCCTCCCCCCGCAGTTCAACGCGCACCTCCTCCGCCACTGCGACGCCGCCTTccctctcgccgacccgtccacGCCGGCCACCTCGTCCCCGCCCTGCGAGTCGCTCGTCAACCACGGCCTCGGCCCGCGCACCCACGCCAGCAGCCGCTCCTGGTACCGCACCGACACGCGCCTCCTCGAGGTCTTCTtccaccgccgcgtcgccgagcGGGACTGCATCGTCGGTGAccccgccctcgccgacgcggtGTTCGTCCCGTACTACGCGGGCCTCGACTCGCTGCCGTACGTGCTCGACCCGGCCCTCCTCGACTCCTCCGCGCAGCACGGCGCGGCGCTGGCCGAGTTCCTGGCGCGGGACCGGCCGCAGATCCTggcgcgccgccgtggccatGACCATTTCTTGGTGCTCTCCGGGTCGGCGTGGGATTACTCGCAGCAGCCGCACACGGAGCCGAGGCTGTGGGGCACCACGTCGCTGCTCCGGCTGCCGGCGTTCGACAACTTCACGTTCTTGACGCTGGAGTCCCGCGCGTGGCCGTGGCAGGAGCACGCGATCCCGCACCCGACGTCGTTCCACCCGGCGTCGCTGCCGCGGCTGCGCGCGTGGCTGGCCCGCGCGCGCCGgtcacgccgcgccgcgctgatgctcttcgccggcggcgtgtcGCGCCCGTCCAAACCCAACATCCGTGGCTCCATCCTCGCCGAGTGCGCGAACCGGACCGAGGCGTGCATCGTCGTGGACTGCTCCGGCGGCAAGTGCTCGCACGACCCCATCCGGTACATGCGGCCGATGCTGCACGCCAAGTTCTGCCTCCAGCCGCCGGGGGACACGCCGACGCGGCGGTCGACGTTCGACGCCATCCTCGCCGGCTGCGTGCCCGTGTTCTTCGAGGacgccgcggcgaggcggcagTACGGCTGGCACCTGCCACCGGAGCGGTACGACGAGTTCTCGGTGCACATACCCAAGGAGTCGGTGGTGTTCGGCGGCGTCAAGATCGCCGAGACGCTCGCGGCGGTGAACGAATCCGAGGTGAGGAGGATGCGGGAGCGCGCGCTGGAGATGGCGCCAAGGGTGCTCTACCGGCGGCACGGGAGCACCGCGGAGCTGAGCGAGACGACCAAGGAcgccgtcgacctcgccgTGGACGGCGCGCTCCGCAGGATACGGAAGCGGGTGCGCGCGCTGGAGGACGACCAGCCGGATAGGATATGCTCGCTGGAGGAcgacgccgtcgcgtcgtAG